From a single Gimesia fumaroli genomic region:
- the plsX gene encoding phosphate acyltransferase PlsX — MRIALDAMGGDFAPEPNITGAIAALQADSALNVVLVGPQDQLESQIEASGYCGDRLSIVHASQVVGMEEKPTDAMRQKPDSSISVCWKLMAAREVDAVVSAGNTGAVVASGLKTRLFLKDVKRPGIAVTLPTLAGHAVLMDVGANPSARPSHLYQYAVMGEIYAREVLRVESPKIGLINIGSEDVKGNDLYRDTYRLLTESPLKDSFVGNVEGRGLYQGEADVLICEGFVGNVVLKVSEGMADFLMKEASKHIIGNLDVERDKAKQAFQDLGKRFRYHETGGAPLLGIDGICIICHGSSDAHSISNALRGSAMFKDRGINSQIAEHLAQKPVA, encoded by the coding sequence ATGCGGATTGCACTGGATGCAATGGGGGGAGATTTTGCCCCCGAACCGAACATAACAGGAGCCATTGCCGCATTGCAGGCAGACTCTGCGCTAAATGTAGTGCTGGTGGGTCCTCAAGATCAACTCGAATCTCAGATTGAAGCTTCCGGCTATTGTGGCGATCGATTATCGATCGTGCATGCGAGCCAGGTTGTTGGCATGGAGGAGAAACCGACGGACGCGATGCGTCAAAAGCCGGACAGCTCGATTTCGGTCTGCTGGAAATTAATGGCGGCTCGCGAAGTCGATGCTGTGGTGAGTGCAGGCAATACTGGCGCTGTCGTCGCATCGGGTTTGAAAACCCGGTTGTTTTTAAAAGACGTCAAGCGGCCTGGAATTGCAGTTACTTTGCCGACCCTTGCCGGCCATGCGGTTCTGATGGATGTCGGTGCGAATCCTTCGGCGCGTCCTTCGCACCTTTATCAGTATGCAGTGATGGGTGAAATTTATGCCCGCGAAGTGCTGCGTGTTGAGTCTCCCAAGATCGGGCTGATTAATATCGGCAGTGAAGACGTGAAGGGGAACGACCTCTATCGCGACACCTATCGACTGTTGACGGAAAGTCCTTTGAAAGACAGCTTCGTCGGAAATGTCGAAGGCCGAGGGCTCTATCAAGGCGAGGCAGATGTCTTGATTTGTGAAGGGTTTGTCGGGAATGTCGTGTTGAAGGTCAGCGAGGGAATGGCTGATTTTCTGATGAAAGAGGCATCGAAACATATTATCGGCAATCTTGACGTCGAGCGGGATAAAGCCAAGCAGGCCTTTCAGGATCTGGGTAAACGGTTCCGGTATCATGAAACTGGTGGTGCCCCGCTGTTAGGCATTGATGGGATCTGTATCATTTGCCATGGATCGAGTGATGCACATTCAATTTCCAATGCTTTGAGGGGGAGTGCCATGTTCAAGGATCGTGGCATTAATTCTCAGATCGCCGAGCATCTGGCACAGAAGCCCGTCGCGTAA
- the fabD gene encoding ACP S-malonyltransferase: MSRIAFLFPGQGAQHVGMGKTIVEKYPAARELFDRAAEILQYDLAKLCFEGPSEELDSTVISQPALFVTSLAALEMLRADSPDKVLACEMAAGLSLGEYTALVFAGAMSFEDGLRVVQRRGEAMQAAADANPSGMVSILLLDREKVAEICQAAASAGKIWIANYLCPGNIVLSGENSACERAAELAEQEGGRAIPLAVAGAFHTEIMKPADSSLSEALAGVGLKKPEIPVVSNVDAEIHEDPDEIRELLIRQVISPVLWEDSLRKMLDDGFDEFYEIGPGKVLKGLMKRVNRKISCETVNDS; this comes from the coding sequence GTGAGCAGAATCGCTTTTTTATTCCCCGGACAGGGTGCTCAGCATGTCGGCATGGGCAAAACCATTGTCGAAAAATATCCCGCTGCCCGGGAGCTGTTTGATCGTGCTGCTGAGATTCTGCAGTACGATTTAGCCAAGCTTTGTTTTGAAGGGCCCAGCGAAGAGCTGGATTCGACAGTAATCAGCCAGCCGGCGTTATTTGTCACAAGTCTGGCTGCTCTAGAAATGCTGAGAGCAGATTCTCCCGATAAGGTTCTGGCGTGCGAAATGGCAGCTGGATTAAGTCTGGGCGAATATACCGCGCTGGTATTTGCCGGCGCGATGAGCTTTGAAGATGGTCTGAGAGTTGTGCAGCGCCGCGGTGAAGCGATGCAGGCGGCAGCTGACGCCAATCCCTCAGGTATGGTTAGTATTCTATTGCTGGATCGCGAAAAAGTGGCTGAGATCTGTCAGGCCGCTGCTTCAGCCGGAAAAATCTGGATTGCGAACTATTTATGTCCCGGAAATATTGTCCTTTCAGGCGAAAATAGTGCTTGCGAACGGGCAGCGGAATTAGCTGAGCAGGAAGGTGGTCGTGCGATTCCTCTGGCGGTGGCCGGTGCCTTTCATACGGAAATCATGAAGCCCGCAGACAGTTCGCTGTCTGAAGCACTAGCCGGCGTGGGGCTGAAAAAACCGGAAATTCCAGTCGTTTCCAACGTGGATGCGGAAATTCATGAAGATCCGGACGAAATCCGCGAACTACTGATACGACAGGTTATCAGCCCGGTTCTCTGGGAAGATTCCCTGCGGAAGATGCTTGATGACGGTTTCGATGAGTTTTACGAAATCGGCCCTGGCAAGGTTTTGAAAGGGTTGATGAAACGTGTGAATCGCAAAATTTCCTGCGAGACAGTCAACGATTCCTGA
- the acpP gene encoding acyl carrier protein: MSIEEKVVGIVSEQLGHPKEDITLESKFIDDLKADSLDIVELVMEFEDEFDVTIPDDDYDKIKTVGDVVGYITEKAS, translated from the coding sequence GTGTCAATTGAAGAAAAAGTGGTTGGTATCGTTAGCGAGCAATTGGGCCACCCAAAAGAAGACATTACGCTGGAAAGTAAATTTATCGACGACTTAAAGGCCGACTCTCTCGACATCGTAGAGCTTGTCATGGAATTTGAAGACGAGTTCGATGTAACGATTCCCGATGATGATTATGACAAGATCAAAACTGTAGGCGATGTAGTCGGTTATATTACCGAAAAAGCCAGCTAA
- the fabF gene encoding beta-ketoacyl-ACP synthase II: MRRRVVVTGVSVVTALGLDVSEFWDKLCAGKSGVGPVERFDCSDYKVRFGGEIKDFNATEYTNISARDLKRVDRFVQFGLVGAHIAYRQAQLEDFDGDPYRRGVLVGSGIGGLNEIESQHDRLYNQGPARVSPFMIPKLMVNAASGNISVTYELKGPNSAVATACASATNAIGDAFKLIQNDVADIMVTGGSEAALTPMGLSGFARMNALSTRNDDPQSASRPFDKDRDGFVMAEGAGIIVLEEYEHAKKRGVPILAEVIGYGMSADGTHMTAPDPEGRGAARAMQHALKDAGINPEDIDYINTHGTSTPLGDVAETVAINSVFGSHVKTMPVSSTKGHLGHLLGASGGVEFVVAVKALLEQVGPPTINLDQPDEKCNLDYIPNEPRDMKIERVLKNSFGFGGHNACLVLQKAPE, translated from the coding sequence ATGCGCAGGCGAGTCGTCGTTACGGGGGTTTCTGTTGTAACGGCTCTGGGTTTAGATGTCTCAGAGTTTTGGGACAAATTATGCGCTGGCAAAAGCGGTGTCGGTCCAGTCGAACGCTTTGATTGTTCCGACTACAAAGTCCGCTTTGGTGGGGAAATTAAAGATTTCAATGCCACCGAGTATACCAATATTTCTGCCAGAGACCTGAAGCGCGTGGATCGCTTTGTTCAATTTGGTCTGGTGGGGGCACATATTGCCTATCGGCAGGCTCAATTGGAAGACTTTGACGGCGATCCGTACCGCAGAGGCGTTCTGGTGGGAAGCGGAATTGGCGGCTTGAATGAAATCGAAAGCCAGCATGACCGCCTGTATAATCAGGGGCCGGCACGGGTTTCTCCCTTTATGATTCCCAAGCTGATGGTGAATGCGGCCAGCGGAAATATCTCGGTGACTTATGAGCTGAAAGGTCCAAACAGCGCTGTTGCGACTGCCTGTGCTTCTGCAACAAACGCGATTGGAGACGCCTTTAAGCTGATTCAAAATGACGTCGCTGATATTATGGTGACCGGTGGAAGTGAAGCCGCGCTGACTCCGATGGGGTTATCTGGCTTTGCTCGGATGAATGCGTTATCGACTCGCAATGATGACCCTCAGTCAGCAAGTCGTCCTTTTGATAAAGACCGCGATGGCTTTGTGATGGCAGAAGGTGCCGGCATCATTGTGCTGGAAGAGTATGAGCATGCTAAAAAACGGGGTGTTCCGATTCTGGCCGAAGTCATTGGATACGGAATGTCTGCTGATGGAACACACATGACAGCCCCGGATCCGGAAGGCCGTGGAGCGGCACGTGCCATGCAGCATGCTTTAAAGGACGCTGGTATCAATCCTGAAGACATTGATTACATCAATACGCATGGGACGAGTACTCCTTTAGGAGATGTCGCCGAGACGGTGGCGATCAATTCTGTGTTTGGTTCTCATGTGAAAACAATGCCGGTTTCCAGTACGAAAGGTCACTTAGGCCATTTGCTGGGAGCTTCAGGCGGCGTTGAATTTGTGGTTGCGGTGAAAGCGCTTCTGGAACAGGTAGGGCCTCCGACAATCAATCTGGATCAGCCGGACGAAAAATGTAATCTCGATTACATTCCCAATGAGCCACGCGATATGAAAATTGAGCGGGTTTTAAAGAACAGTTTCGGGTTTGGTGGGCACAACGCGTGTCTGGTTCTGCAAAAAGCGCCAGAGTAA
- a CDS encoding beta-ketoacyl-[acyl-carrier-protein] synthase family protein, whose amino-acid sequence MNTESRRRILITGMGILSPIGIGVEEFQNSLMTGKSGIKKSELYSYLAAPDTCVAEVSDFNSTTIKKQYLKQQRKSLKVMCREIQLGVASANLAMEDSALDLNAVDSERFGIEFGANLMLSPPEVLFGACVACSEGTEFQYERWGNEGLAKMEPLWLLKYLPNMPACHIGIIIDARGPNNSITQAEASGNLVLGEAQRVIERGWADVMVAGVTGTRVHEVKSIHAKFWEELADAPEDFAKRARPFDKARTGQVVGEAACSLLLEEKTHAENRGAKVWGEVLGTGASCVVNRDGSPDARAAMANAIKAAMKRAGVEPGDIGHINAHGLGERLFDVQEYQAIQDVFGEKASEVPVTALKSYFGNSGSGCGIVEASGSLVALKQGVIPATLNYETPDPDCPLNVVRNEPLPTENKLFLKISTTGFGQASASVICGV is encoded by the coding sequence ATGAATACAGAATCACGGCGTCGTATCCTGATTACAGGGATGGGTATTCTCAGCCCGATCGGGATCGGTGTGGAAGAATTTCAAAATAGTTTGATGACAGGCAAATCGGGCATAAAGAAATCGGAGCTCTACTCCTATCTGGCAGCACCTGATACATGTGTCGCAGAAGTTTCTGATTTTAATAGTACCACGATCAAGAAGCAGTATCTAAAGCAGCAGCGAAAGAGTCTTAAGGTCATGTGCCGTGAGATTCAGTTAGGTGTGGCTTCAGCAAATCTTGCGATGGAAGATTCGGCACTCGACCTGAATGCTGTCGATAGTGAGCGGTTTGGTATTGAGTTCGGTGCGAATCTCATGTTGAGTCCGCCGGAAGTGCTTTTTGGTGCCTGTGTCGCCTGCAGCGAAGGAACGGAATTCCAATACGAACGCTGGGGGAATGAGGGGTTGGCCAAAATGGAACCTCTCTGGTTGTTGAAGTATCTGCCTAACATGCCTGCATGTCATATCGGCATCATTATTGATGCACGGGGACCGAATAACTCGATTACACAAGCCGAAGCCTCCGGGAATTTGGTGTTGGGTGAAGCACAGCGCGTGATTGAACGAGGATGGGCTGACGTGATGGTCGCCGGCGTGACGGGGACCCGGGTGCATGAAGTAAAATCGATTCATGCGAAGTTCTGGGAAGAACTGGCGGATGCTCCCGAAGATTTTGCCAAGCGTGCCCGTCCTTTTGACAAGGCACGGACCGGTCAGGTGGTTGGCGAGGCAGCTTGCTCGTTGCTGCTGGAAGAGAAAACACACGCTGAAAATCGTGGTGCAAAAGTTTGGGGCGAAGTCCTGGGAACCGGCGCTTCTTGTGTCGTGAATCGAGATGGATCACCTGATGCCAGAGCGGCTATGGCAAATGCAATTAAAGCTGCGATGAAGCGAGCAGGCGTTGAGCCTGGGGACATCGGTCATATCAATGCCCACGGCCTGGGCGAACGGTTGTTTGATGTGCAGGAATATCAGGCGATCCAGGATGTCTTTGGCGAGAAGGCTTCTGAAGTTCCCGTGACAGCCTTGAAGAGCTATTTTGGTAATTCCGGTTCCGGTTGTGGGATTGTTGAGGCCAGTGGTTCTCTGGTTGCTTTGAAGCAGGGAGTGATTCCCGCGACATTGAATTATGAGACTCCTGATCCCGATTGTCCTTTGAATGTGGTTCGGAACGAGCCTCTGCCAACAGAGAACAAGTTGTTCCTGAAGATCAGCACGACAGGATTTGGTCAGGCCAGTGCGTCCGTCATCTGCGGCGTCTGA
- a CDS encoding tetratricopeptide repeat protein — protein MFRLLPLLILCLGIPATAAAQPPNPNDPFAQQKMQADQAQQQGDYAKSIELSSQILQQKPDDHVAYYLRASARVESGREKGSTQIIREGVGDAREAIRFSQNQNVNYYLPYLYGMMNLAVMENKKSHAETALNVANQILARPNLTAEERANFHYQRGMIYLPLNKPQDAAKDFSETIKLQPNHFAALLALPDAYALAGNNEMALASFNDVVQKQPNSPIVYNNRAMFYQQQGKLQEAVNDFSRAIQIDPQYHHAITNRGFAYLEGGKPQVAEADLTQSLSIAPNQPFVLGMRGEARLLQGKISQAIEDQKQAVQLDPNNAALHSDLGFSYYFNQKFPEALAQFNRAAQLAPEQMKVLNPWIYMAMVRSNQKPAADAKFQSTLSQKPESRDSVDTILAFLLGAISEADLMKSIDPKDPKRAKAQTCEAHYFIGEKARLAGDSAKATQNFEQTLNTNLRNLSAYRGAQYALKKF, from the coding sequence ATGTTTCGCCTGCTCCCACTTTTGATTCTCTGCCTTGGAATTCCAGCCACTGCGGCTGCCCAACCCCCTAACCCCAACGACCCATTTGCCCAACAAAAGATGCAGGCCGATCAGGCCCAGCAACAAGGTGACTATGCAAAATCAATCGAACTGAGCTCGCAGATCCTGCAGCAAAAACCCGATGACCATGTCGCTTACTACCTCCGCGCCAGTGCCCGCGTCGAATCTGGTAGAGAAAAGGGAAGTACACAGATTATCCGAGAAGGTGTCGGTGATGCCCGCGAAGCAATCCGCTTCAGCCAGAACCAAAATGTGAATTACTACCTGCCTTACCTGTACGGCATGATGAACCTGGCCGTCATGGAAAACAAAAAGAGCCACGCGGAAACAGCACTCAACGTTGCCAATCAGATCCTTGCCCGTCCGAACCTGACTGCAGAGGAACGTGCCAACTTCCATTATCAGCGGGGAATGATCTATCTGCCATTGAACAAACCTCAAGATGCAGCAAAAGACTTCAGCGAAACAATTAAACTGCAACCTAACCACTTTGCCGCTCTACTTGCACTGCCAGACGCCTACGCGTTAGCCGGCAACAACGAAATGGCACTGGCCAGCTTCAATGACGTGGTGCAGAAACAACCAAACTCTCCTATCGTTTATAATAACCGCGCCATGTTTTATCAGCAGCAGGGAAAACTCCAGGAAGCAGTCAACGATTTCTCCCGCGCAATTCAGATTGATCCCCAATATCACCACGCCATTACCAACCGGGGCTTTGCTTACCTGGAAGGTGGTAAACCACAAGTCGCCGAGGCAGACCTGACCCAGTCTTTATCCATCGCGCCGAACCAGCCATTTGTGCTGGGAATGCGGGGAGAAGCCCGTCTCCTGCAAGGAAAAATTTCACAAGCCATCGAAGACCAGAAACAGGCCGTTCAACTCGACCCCAATAATGCAGCCCTGCATTCTGACCTGGGTTTCTCCTATTACTTTAATCAGAAATTCCCGGAAGCACTTGCCCAATTCAATCGGGCCGCCCAGCTGGCACCAGAACAGATGAAGGTCCTCAACCCCTGGATTTATATGGCCATGGTACGCAGCAATCAGAAGCCTGCTGCCGACGCCAAATTTCAATCGACCCTTTCTCAGAAACCAGAGTCGCGTGATTCGGTCGATACGATTCTCGCATTTCTGTTAGGTGCGATCTCCGAAGCAGACCTGATGAAATCGATTGACCCGAAAGATCCAAAGCGCGCCAAAGCACAAACCTGCGAGGCACACTACTTCATCGGAGAAAAGGCACGCCTGGCCGGTGATTCAGCAAAAGCAACCCAGAATTTCGAGCAGACACTCAACACCAACCTGAGAAACCTGTCTGCTTACCGCGGTGCACAATACGCACTCAAGAAGTTCTAA
- the nusA gene encoding transcription termination factor NusA yields MDGKEVLRIVDAIQRDKSIDKEIVFGGIEQAILSAARRHFGDDHELSVDIDRESGEPTVYCDSEKLAQDILGEILGRVAAQTAKQVMIQKIREAERDTVFDEYMEMQHQSVSGTVSRVEGGAVLINLGKIEGILPRGEQIPGESFRVGDRVRAIVLDVRKAGSRVKVILSRTHPDMVRRLFELEIPEVADRIIDVRSLAREAGYRSKVAVSCIDSSIDCVGACVGMRGARIKNIVDELAGERIDIVRWNDSLQVLVPNSLQPAEVEDVILCPMLGRVIVLVRDDQLPLAIGRKGQNVRLASKLVGWDIEVMTQTELDEQLDKTVEAFSSIPGVSEELAESLVSQGFFSYYDLSVIEPDQLAELGGLTAEQCEQIVDVADQESERVEAEEEAMRAAKKNQPAGSVAKPETPVQEPASQVEEAAVTEEVAVEEEAASVEEEAVAEEASQPEAVASEEEVPAAVVDSEVETGSDDATGSGEEPVNVDNAAEESTEKQE; encoded by the coding sequence ATGGACGGTAAGGAAGTTCTCCGGATTGTTGATGCCATTCAACGCGATAAGAGTATCGATAAAGAAATCGTGTTTGGTGGAATTGAACAGGCTATCCTGTCAGCTGCGCGCCGACACTTTGGAGATGATCACGAACTTTCTGTAGATATTGACCGTGAATCGGGCGAGCCAACCGTTTATTGTGATAGTGAAAAGTTGGCTCAGGATATTCTGGGTGAGATTCTGGGGCGTGTTGCTGCTCAAACAGCGAAGCAGGTGATGATTCAGAAGATTCGTGAAGCCGAACGCGACACGGTCTTTGATGAATATATGGAGATGCAGCACCAGTCGGTTTCGGGAACAGTATCCCGGGTCGAAGGGGGCGCTGTTCTGATTAACCTGGGGAAAATTGAAGGCATTCTTCCCCGAGGCGAACAGATTCCCGGTGAATCATTTCGTGTCGGTGATCGTGTGCGGGCAATCGTCCTGGATGTGCGAAAGGCCGGGAGTCGCGTCAAAGTGATTCTGTCTCGGACCCATCCTGATATGGTCCGCCGCTTGTTTGAACTTGAGATTCCAGAAGTTGCCGATCGAATTATTGATGTGCGGTCACTGGCGCGAGAAGCCGGTTATCGTTCGAAAGTAGCAGTCTCCTGTATTGACAGCAGTATTGACTGTGTCGGAGCCTGTGTGGGTATGCGGGGCGCCCGAATTAAAAATATTGTTGATGAACTTGCCGGCGAGCGAATTGATATTGTTCGCTGGAATGATTCGCTTCAGGTTCTGGTGCCGAATTCACTGCAGCCTGCTGAAGTAGAAGATGTGATTTTGTGTCCGATGTTGGGGCGTGTGATTGTACTGGTACGCGATGATCAACTGCCGCTGGCAATTGGCAGAAAAGGGCAGAATGTGCGTCTGGCATCCAAACTGGTTGGTTGGGACATCGAGGTGATGACTCAAACCGAGCTGGACGAACAGCTGGATAAAACTGTTGAGGCCTTTTCTTCTATTCCCGGCGTTTCTGAAGAACTCGCAGAGAGTTTAGTCTCTCAAGGATTCTTCAGTTACTATGACCTGTCTGTCATTGAGCCGGATCAGTTGGCAGAGTTGGGCGGTTTGACTGCCGAGCAGTGTGAGCAGATTGTTGACGTTGCTGACCAGGAGAGTGAACGTGTTGAAGCAGAAGAAGAGGCGATGCGTGCTGCCAAGAAAAATCAGCCAGCTGGTTCAGTGGCAAAGCCGGAAACGCCGGTTCAGGAACCAGCATCACAGGTAGAAGAAGCTGCTGTTACAGAAGAAGTGGCTGTTGAAGAAGAAGCCGCCTCAGTTGAAGAAGAGGCTGTCGCAGAAGAGGCTTCTCAGCCAGAGGCCGTTGCTTCTGAGGAAGAAGTGCCTGCGGCTGTGGTTGATTCAGAAGTAGAGACCGGTTCTGACGACGCTACAGGCTCTGGGGAAGAACCGGTGAATGTGGATAACGCGGCGGAAGAATCGACGGAGAAGCAGGAATAG
- the infB gene encoding translation initiation factor IF-2, giving the protein MKIRIFALAKELGMDSKVLIDECNQAGVKLKNSALASITPEERDIVIAYLNKKDQPSEGAAEPADQATLVPQREPKKMRTIKAMTSRAQTSRSAPPKPSSESEESSEPEEGSAGVAVEQEDEAESDAVTAESAPPAEEKTEAPAEPVESRSDLLKRKSAEQPEEVEKDESDQVLSRDDYVPAGGSMKSSSMREMKPRGSTRSGKQQSKSKTKSALPSVAAPPAYKQPVIPKPKKKEEKAQKPEVRLTADILEQKSPLAAHLAQHTEQKKKDKDKDCESPDDDSKGRRGSLSLVEARKQRREQRKEGRRVFAPDGTEQQDVVGRRPRRSKRKHDTGPIVHKTEAEVEVPMTVRSLSEAMGRPAKAIMSILFKEFGEMVTINQIIEEETALAVALELGVDLTFKRQKGAQETVTEIVEMEDAPEDLVTRPPIITVLGHVDHGKTTLVDSLRNSKVVEGEAGGITQHIAAYQIDYNGHKLTFVDTPGHAAFSEMRSRGANVTDMVVLVVAADDGVMPQTAESISHVKASGVPMVVAMNKIDLPDVNEQKVLQDLTAQNVLPSEWGGETDVVRVSALKGTGLDDLLETLLLTAELHELKANPNRPAVGVCLEGFRDEGRGSVAWLIVQKGTLRIGDAVICGKSYGYIRAMYDDMDQQIEEAPPAMPVKVTGLDTVPGAGDHFVVVDDIDQARALAEERRHEGRADVLSRHSGGPRTLEDILGSAREGAIQDLPLIIKADTPGSLEAIRSEIGKFEHPEVRVKILHEGIGGVNESDVYLASASNAIIIAFHVVAEDRAQNLASQEDVEIRRYSIIYEVVDDIRQSLEGLLRPELVQEQTGRALVLQTFSISRFGKIAGCRVLNGTINRNDRVHLIRDQKILNQYPIASLKREKDDVKEVREGMECGILLSGFNDIKEGDLLEAFRINEVKRTLDSKSS; this is encoded by the coding sequence TTGAAGATTCGTATTTTTGCTCTTGCGAAAGAGTTGGGAATGGACAGCAAGGTGCTGATCGATGAATGTAACCAAGCGGGGGTGAAGTTAAAAAACTCCGCTTTGGCCAGCATCACGCCCGAAGAACGTGACATAGTCATAGCGTATTTAAACAAGAAGGACCAGCCTTCTGAGGGGGCCGCGGAACCTGCCGACCAGGCAACTCTGGTGCCTCAGCGGGAACCGAAGAAGATGCGGACCATTAAGGCGATGACGTCTCGGGCACAGACGTCTCGGTCAGCGCCTCCCAAACCCTCTTCGGAGTCTGAAGAATCTTCAGAGCCAGAAGAAGGTTCTGCTGGAGTCGCAGTAGAACAGGAAGACGAGGCAGAATCTGACGCAGTCACTGCGGAGAGTGCCCCCCCTGCAGAGGAAAAGACGGAAGCGCCAGCGGAACCCGTGGAGTCTCGCTCTGATTTACTGAAGCGTAAATCTGCGGAACAACCTGAAGAGGTGGAAAAGGACGAGTCAGATCAGGTTCTCAGTCGTGACGATTATGTGCCCGCCGGGGGGTCAATGAAAAGTTCCAGTATGCGTGAGATGAAACCACGGGGTTCGACTCGTTCTGGAAAGCAGCAATCAAAATCGAAAACCAAGTCCGCATTGCCTTCAGTCGCTGCACCTCCTGCCTACAAGCAGCCGGTGATTCCCAAGCCTAAGAAAAAAGAAGAGAAGGCTCAAAAGCCGGAAGTACGATTGACGGCTGACATTCTGGAACAGAAGAGCCCGCTGGCCGCTCATCTGGCACAACATACAGAGCAGAAAAAGAAGGATAAAGACAAAGACTGTGAGTCACCGGATGATGATTCAAAAGGTCGCCGCGGAAGTCTGAGTCTGGTTGAGGCGCGGAAACAGCGTCGCGAGCAGCGCAAAGAAGGTCGCCGGGTGTTTGCTCCGGATGGAACAGAACAGCAGGATGTCGTTGGTCGCCGTCCCCGCCGTTCGAAGCGGAAACACGACACCGGACCGATTGTTCATAAAACAGAAGCCGAAGTCGAAGTTCCAATGACGGTGCGGAGTCTGTCCGAAGCGATGGGGCGTCCTGCGAAAGCTATTATGTCAATCTTGTTCAAAGAGTTTGGCGAGATGGTGACGATCAATCAGATTATCGAAGAGGAGACTGCATTGGCAGTGGCACTGGAATTGGGTGTGGACCTGACCTTCAAACGACAAAAGGGAGCACAGGAAACGGTTACCGAGATTGTGGAGATGGAAGATGCTCCGGAAGATCTTGTAACCCGTCCGCCAATTATCACAGTCCTCGGGCACGTCGATCATGGAAAGACAACTTTGGTTGATTCACTGCGCAACTCTAAGGTTGTCGAAGGGGAAGCGGGGGGAATTACTCAACATATCGCCGCTTATCAGATCGATTACAACGGTCACAAGCTGACGTTTGTTGATACACCCGGTCACGCCGCCTTCAGTGAAATGCGTTCGCGGGGAGCCAACGTGACTGATATGGTCGTGCTGGTTGTTGCCGCCGATGATGGTGTGATGCCTCAAACCGCGGAAAGCATCAGCCACGTGAAGGCCTCAGGTGTCCCGATGGTTGTGGCCATGAACAAGATTGATTTGCCGGATGTCAACGAACAAAAGGTATTACAGGATCTGACAGCCCAGAATGTGCTTCCCTCCGAATGGGGTGGTGAAACAGATGTGGTCCGTGTCTCGGCTCTCAAAGGGACCGGGTTGGATGATCTACTGGAAACCCTGTTGTTGACGGCTGAACTGCACGAACTCAAAGCAAACCCGAACCGGCCCGCGGTCGGCGTCTGTCTGGAAGGGTTCCGCGACGAAGGTCGTGGTTCTGTTGCCTGGTTGATTGTTCAAAAAGGAACTTTGCGAATTGGCGATGCCGTCATTTGTGGCAAATCTTATGGTTATATCCGTGCCATGTACGATGATATGGACCAGCAGATTGAAGAAGCACCGCCGGCAATGCCCGTCAAAGTGACTGGTTTGGATACGGTGCCTGGTGCGGGCGATCACTTCGTCGTTGTCGACGATATCGACCAGGCCAGAGCATTAGCCGAAGAACGGCGGCACGAAGGGCGTGCTGATGTACTGTCGCGACATAGTGGTGGCCCACGTACGCTGGAAGACATTCTGGGTTCTGCCCGGGAAGGTGCGATCCAGGATCTGCCGCTGATTATCAAGGCAGATACTCCCGGATCTCTGGAAGCCATTCGCAGCGAGATCGGAAAGTTCGAGCATCCTGAAGTGCGCGTTAAAATTCTGCATGAAGGCATCGGCGGTGTGAACGAGAGCGATGTTTATCTGGCAAGTGCATCGAATGCCATCATTATCGCTTTTCATGTTGTTGCCGAAGACCGTGCTCAAAACCTGGCGTCACAGGAAGATGTGGAGATTCGTCGCTACAGCATTATTTATGAAGTGGTCGATGACATCAGGCAATCGCTGGAAGGCTTGTTGCGTCCCGAACTGGTGCAGGAACAAACAGGACGTGCGTTGGTGCTGCAGACATTTTCGATCAGCCGATTTGGTAAGATTGCCGGGTGTCGCGTTCTTAACGGAACCATTAATCGCAATGACCGGGTCCATCTGATTCGAGATCAGAAAATTCTGAACCAGTATCCGATTGCTTCGTTAAAGCGAGAAAAGGATGATGTCAAGGAAGTTCGCGAAGGCATGGAGTGTGGTATCTTGCTGTCAGGATTTAATGATATTAAAGAGGGTGACCTGTTAGAAGCATTCCGGATCAATGAAGTCAAACGAACACTCGATTCGAAATCGAGCTAA
- the rbfA gene encoding 30S ribosome-binding factor RbfA, which yields MTSRRLAKIAQAILETVSTTILLHLRDPRISNVTVLHVDVAPDVQSAKIYISIMGDEKAKALCMHGLESAKGFIQSKIADRIQTRYTPVIKFVLDSSVKETTDALRLLDELQAERETEESAKEPSSVEEQGTDEES from the coding sequence ATGACATCACGTCGATTAGCAAAAATCGCTCAGGCGATATTAGAAACAGTGAGTACGACAATATTGTTGCATTTGCGCGATCCTCGGATCAGCAATGTAACGGTCTTGCATGTTGATGTCGCACCTGATGTGCAATCAGCCAAGATTTATATTTCGATCATGGGGGATGAAAAGGCAAAAGCACTTTGTATGCATGGTTTGGAGTCCGCTAAAGGATTTATTCAGTCCAAAATAGCAGACCGAATTCAAACCCGATATACACCTGTGATTAAATTTGTTCTGGATTCTTCTGTCAAAGAGACAACAGATGCACTTCGTCTTCTGGATGAGTTGCAGGCCGAGAGAGAAACAGAAGAGTCAGCGAAAGAGCCTTCTTCAGTAGAGGAGCAGGGCACTGACGAGGAATCGTAG